The Armatimonadota bacterium genomic sequence CTTCGCAGAACGGCGTCCTCTGAACAACAGACGCTCACGCAACCGGTCGGTGGTACTTAGGCGGCATTCGTTAGTTCCATTTGGCTTCTTGCGTACTCTTTGAGCTTCGCCAGTATGGACGAAGAGCCCCTTCCGTCGGGCAGGAGAAGAGGGAGGTTCTTGGGCCTGTTGTCACGGATACAGTCCGTCGCCGGATGTTTGGCGCTGTCGGTTGCCATAACGAAAAGATCCGCCCCTACTGCAAGGGCTTTCAACGAGGCGGTGCATACCTTGTCTCTGTTCGTCCTGATCTTGCAGTTTTTGTTGTACTGGCGGATAGTGTCCACTGCCGATCGGGCGGCACCGTCCGTCAATGTGTAGAGGACTATTGTACCAGACAGGCGGGAGATCACCGCAAGGCTGTCTTCCGCCCTCTCGTCCAAAGCGGCTTCGTCCGGTCGCCGGAAATACTCAGCTAACCCACATGCCTTGGCTAATGAGCGTAGCACCGCCGCGTCCTCGTCGATCAGCCACCCTTGCTCTTGGTATCCCCGCGCATCGGTGAGGACAGCCTGAACACATTCTGTCCGGGCCTCTTCGTCACGGCATGTGTTGTATGTAAGAGCCTGCAGGCAATCCAAGATAGACGAGATCGCGTTTGGCGCTTTGTTCACAGACCAGAGTCTTTGTATGTCCGACACCAGACCGCGGTAGTCCCCTCGGTTCACGTTCAACTGGAGAATGGCATCGACTAGCGTACCATAGAGAGAAAGGTACTGCTCAGGTGGACGCGTGTCGATGTCTGTCGATACTACGTCCAGTGTCGTCAGAAGTATTCGGTAGATGGTGCCGAACTCGCGGCGCGGAAACTCCTCTTCCGCCGCAAAACACCGGATAAGGTATGGTAGTGCTGAGAGGAACTGCGGATTCATGGCATCTGCATTCGCCATGAGCTGTTCGAGTTCCTCGAGTTCCTTGGTGTGGAGAACAAATGTGTGGTCCACTCCGCGTGCAGCGATGTCCTGGGCGATCTCAGCAGCACGCAGCCATGTGGGATCGCGCTGTAAACGTCGGAACCAGCCAGGCCAGTCGCCAGGCATCGCTTCAGGCACGACTCCAATCGCCTGCTCCGACGCGCTGATCCGCTGGTACATCTCGAGGAAGGTGGCGTCCATGAGCAGTTCATCAAGATCATCATTCGCCAGAGCCTCCACGGCACTAGCGGCGAGACGCTCGACATCTGGGCTTCGTAGCGTCGACGCGCAGATAAGCAGGAGGCGCGTTCGATCTATTGATGGAGTCGCGCTAAGGGCACATGCCGTCGCCCCGTCCAGATTGAACTCACCCAGTGCGATGCGAGCTTCAGCAAGTGAGTCGAAGGGTACAGGGCTTCTCTCCTGAACGAGAGCAGCGATGGAACGAAGATAACCATCGTCGGGCAGAGAT encodes the following:
- the dpdD gene encoding protein DpdD, producing the protein MMMEQAGRIGFLQRFFGPGNDIEWDRLDSYTSPIASPTRAWIDDFRKLGFPMVLPRSAEGRLQWYAVAESARQMRELREELLAFVGPSFSTFRGVPAELDPNDPLESALLQLDLTAYKFRRDPADPQSHRLLRALELMWNVRRTENRRVAAIHIAEGRLLRHFEMALADNNRPAADSALSTIAAQGQLGHLNLAFLEVQLYSTLGLWPEVLDCSRRHDLLNIQRPVAVTRALIQAWYKVELQPFEQQADPQGAVRHFHEHVLPRAPALFETWGRLPAPETVKSFMLLAVGTEPPRLDLRDQLLEAPGLSLPDDGYLRSIAALVQERSPVPFDSLAEARIALGEFNLDGATACALSATPSIDRTRLLLICASTLRSPDVERLAASAVEALANDDLDELLMDATFLEMYQRISASEQAIGVVPEAMPGDWPGWFRRLQRDPTWLRAAEIAQDIAARGVDHTFVLHTKELEELEQLMANADAMNPQFLSALPYLIRCFAAEEEFPRREFGTIYRILLTTLDVVSTDIDTRPPEQYLSLYGTLVDAILQLNVNRGDYRGLVSDIQRLWSVNKAPNAISSILDCLQALTYNTCRDEEARTECVQAVLTDARGYQEQGWLIDEDAAVLRSLAKACGLAEYFRRPDEAALDERAEDSLAVISRLSGTIVLYTLTDGAARSAVDTIRQYNKNCKIRTNRDKVCTASLKALAVGADLFVMATDSAKHPATDCIRDNRPKNLPLLLPDGRGSSSILAKLKEYARSQMELTNAA